The proteins below come from a single Solea solea chromosome 6, fSolSol10.1, whole genome shotgun sequence genomic window:
- the rae1 gene encoding mRNA export factor isoform X2, with amino-acid sequence MSLFGTTTGFGTGGTSVFGSTTTDSHNPMKDVEVTSPPDDSISCLAFSPPTLPGNFLIGGSWANDVRCWEVQDNGQTVPKAQQMHTGPVLDACWSDDGSKVFTASCDKTAKMWDLNSNQAMQIAQHEGPIKSIHWIKAPNYSCIMTGSWDKTLKFWDTRSPNPMMSLQMPERSYCADVVYPMAVVATAERGLIVYQLENQPSEFRRIDSPLKHQHRCVAIFKDKQNKPTGFALGSIEGRVAIHYINPPNPAKDNFTFKCHRSNGTNTTTPQDIYAVNAISFHPVHGTLSTVGSDGRFSFWDKDARTKLKTSEQLDQPITACCFNNNGNIFAYASSYDWSKGHEYYNPQKKNYIFLRNAAEELKPRNKK; translated from the exons ATGAGTTTGTTTGGGACGACCACTGGGTTTGGAACAGGAGGGACCAGTGTCTTTGGAAGCACGACGACAGACAGCCACAATCCTATGAAG GATGTTGAAGTGACTTCGCCTCCTGATGACAGCATCAGCTGCCTGGCTTTCAGTCCGCCCACCTTACCAGGAAATTTCCTCATTGGAGGATCATGGGCTAATGAT GTCAGGTGCTGGGAAGTGCAGGACAATGGACAGACTGTCCCCAAAGCCCAGCAGATGCACACAGGTCCAGTGCTGGATGCTTGCTGGAGTGAT gATGGTAGTAAAGTGTTCACGGCTTCTTGTGACAAGACAGCCAAGATGTGGGATCTTAACAGCAATCAAGCAATGCAGATTGCACAG catGAAGGTCCAATCAAATCTATCCACTGGATAAAGGCCCCCAACTACAGCTGTATCATGACTGGCAGTTGGgacaaaacactgaag TTCTGGGACACCCGCTCTCCCAATCCCATGATGTCTCTGCAGATGCCAGAGAGATCCTACTGTGCAGATGTC GTTTACCCCATGGCGGTGGTTGCCACAGCTGAGAGAGGCCTGATTGTGTATCAACTGGAGAATCAGCCGTCTGAATTTCGCAGAATAGACTCTCCTCTTAAACATCAG CACCGTTGTGTAGCCATTTTCAAGGACAAGCAGAACAAGCCCACAGGCTTTGCACTGGGGAGCATCGAGGGTCGAGTGGCCATCCACTATATCAACCCTCCAAACCC AGCCAAAGACAACTTCACCTTTAAGTGCCACAGGTCCAATGGAACCAACACAACCACTCCACAGGACATCTACGCT GTGAATGCTATCTCCTTCCATCCTGTCCATGGCACACTGTCCACTGTGGGCTCGGATGGTCGCTTCAGCTTCTGGGACAAAGACGCCCGCACCAAGTTGAAGACATCGGAGCAGCTTGACCAGCCCATCACAGCCTGCTGCTTCAACAACAATGGCAACATCTTTGCATATGCTTCCAGTTACGACTGGTCGAAG GGCCATGAGTACTACAACCCCCAGAAAAAGAACTACATCTTCCTAAGGAACGCCGCAGAGGAGCTGAAGCCTCGTAACAAGAAATG A
- the rae1 gene encoding mRNA export factor isoform X1 translates to MSLFGTTTGFGTGGTSVFGSTTTDSHNPMKDVEVTSPPDDSISCLAFSPPTLPGNFLIGGSWANDVRCWEVQDNGQTVPKAQQMHTGPVLDACWSDDGSKVFTASCDKTAKMWDLNSNQAMQIAQHEGPIKSIHWIKAPNYSCIMTGSWDKTLKFWDTRSPNPMMSLQMPERSYCADVVYPMAVVATAERGLIVYQLENQPSEFRRIDSPLKHQHRCVAIFKDKQNKPTGFALGSIEGRVAIHYINPPNPAKDNFTFKCHRSNGTNTTTPQDIYAVNAISFHPVHGTLSTVGSDGRFSFWDKDARTKLKTSEQLDQPITACCFNNNGNIFAYASSYDWSKGHEYYNPQKKNYIFLRNAAEELKPRNKKW, encoded by the exons ATGAGTTTGTTTGGGACGACCACTGGGTTTGGAACAGGAGGGACCAGTGTCTTTGGAAGCACGACGACAGACAGCCACAATCCTATGAAG GATGTTGAAGTGACTTCGCCTCCTGATGACAGCATCAGCTGCCTGGCTTTCAGTCCGCCCACCTTACCAGGAAATTTCCTCATTGGAGGATCATGGGCTAATGAT GTCAGGTGCTGGGAAGTGCAGGACAATGGACAGACTGTCCCCAAAGCCCAGCAGATGCACACAGGTCCAGTGCTGGATGCTTGCTGGAGTGAT gATGGTAGTAAAGTGTTCACGGCTTCTTGTGACAAGACAGCCAAGATGTGGGATCTTAACAGCAATCAAGCAATGCAGATTGCACAG catGAAGGTCCAATCAAATCTATCCACTGGATAAAGGCCCCCAACTACAGCTGTATCATGACTGGCAGTTGGgacaaaacactgaag TTCTGGGACACCCGCTCTCCCAATCCCATGATGTCTCTGCAGATGCCAGAGAGATCCTACTGTGCAGATGTC GTTTACCCCATGGCGGTGGTTGCCACAGCTGAGAGAGGCCTGATTGTGTATCAACTGGAGAATCAGCCGTCTGAATTTCGCAGAATAGACTCTCCTCTTAAACATCAG CACCGTTGTGTAGCCATTTTCAAGGACAAGCAGAACAAGCCCACAGGCTTTGCACTGGGGAGCATCGAGGGTCGAGTGGCCATCCACTATATCAACCCTCCAAACCC AGCCAAAGACAACTTCACCTTTAAGTGCCACAGGTCCAATGGAACCAACACAACCACTCCACAGGACATCTACGCT GTGAATGCTATCTCCTTCCATCCTGTCCATGGCACACTGTCCACTGTGGGCTCGGATGGTCGCTTCAGCTTCTGGGACAAAGACGCCCGCACCAAGTTGAAGACATCGGAGCAGCTTGACCAGCCCATCACAGCCTGCTGCTTCAACAACAATGGCAACATCTTTGCATATGCTTCCAGTTACGACTGGTCGAAG GGCCATGAGTACTACAACCCCCAGAAAAAGAACTACATCTTCCTAAGGAACGCCGCAGAGGAGCTGAAGCCTCGTAACAAGAAATGGTGA